One window of Mesorhizobium sp. PAMC28654 genomic DNA carries:
- the aztC gene encoding zinc ABC transporter substrate-binding protein AztC, translating to MLKPIRAALAMSVITLTAIGASSAFAAPLKVVASFTVIADFARNVGGDRIKVTTIVGPDGDAHVYEPSPADAVAMAGADVVLVNGLHFEGFLQRLVDASATKASIVTLTNGVTPINFKPEFADADAAEGADAGGGKAVTDPHAFQSIANAKVYVKNIADAFCSADSDGCVSYQTNAAAYSKKLDAVEGEVKAAIASIPEAKRVVITSHDAFGYFEHEYGLTFLAPQGVSTDSEPSAADVAKLVTQVKQDKAAAIFVENITNPRLIEQIASETGIKVGGTLYSDALSQPDGPASTYIDMMHNNITQIKGAILGS from the coding sequence ATGCTGAAACCGATCCGCGCCGCCTTGGCGATGAGTGTTATAACATTAACCGCCATTGGCGCATCGTCTGCGTTTGCAGCTCCCCTGAAAGTGGTCGCCAGCTTCACTGTCATCGCCGACTTCGCCAGGAATGTCGGCGGCGACCGGATCAAGGTGACCACCATCGTCGGGCCGGATGGCGATGCCCATGTCTACGAGCCGAGCCCGGCTGACGCGGTGGCGATGGCCGGAGCGGATGTGGTGCTGGTCAACGGGCTGCATTTCGAAGGCTTCCTGCAGCGCTTGGTCGACGCCAGCGCCACCAAGGCCTCGATCGTAACCCTGACCAACGGGGTGACGCCGATCAATTTCAAACCGGAATTCGCCGACGCCGATGCGGCGGAAGGCGCCGACGCGGGTGGCGGCAAGGCGGTCACTGACCCGCATGCCTTCCAGTCGATCGCCAACGCCAAGGTCTATGTGAAAAACATCGCCGATGCCTTCTGCTCGGCCGATTCAGATGGGTGCGTCAGCTACCAGACCAATGCCGCCGCCTACTCGAAGAAGCTCGACGCGGTCGAAGGCGAAGTGAAGGCGGCAATTGCCTCCATCCCGGAAGCCAAGCGCGTGGTCATCACCTCGCATGACGCGTTCGGCTATTTCGAGCACGAGTACGGCCTCACCTTCCTTGCTCCGCAAGGTGTGTCGACGGACTCCGAACCATCAGCCGCCGACGTTGCCAAACTCGTCACCCAGGTGAAACAGGACAAGGCGGCCGCGATCTTCGTCGAGAACATCACCAATCCCCGCCTGATCGAACAGATCGCCAGTGAAACCGGCATCAAGGTGGGCGGCACGCTATATTCGGATGCGCTGTCGCAGCCCGACGGCCCCGCCTCGACGTATATCGACATGATGCACAACAACATCACCCAGATCAAAGGCGCGATCCTCGGCAGCTGA
- a CDS encoding DUF6691 family protein encodes MNKLVSAFLIGGVFGLGIAVSGMINPAKVLNFFDIAGNWDPSLIFVMGGGLVVAFTGYRLVFGRRKTPVFESAFALPTKRTIDKELIGGTAVFGIGWGIAGFCPGAAIPALGLGYSATPVFVAAVIAGIVVARFARARLAQPAAA; translated from the coding sequence ATGAACAAGCTCGTCTCGGCCTTTCTGATCGGCGGCGTCTTTGGCCTAGGCATCGCCGTTTCCGGCATGATCAATCCGGCGAAGGTACTCAATTTTTTCGATATCGCGGGAAACTGGGATCCGAGCCTGATCTTCGTCATGGGCGGCGGACTTGTCGTCGCCTTCACCGGCTACCGCCTGGTGTTCGGCCGGCGCAAGACTCCAGTGTTCGAGAGCGCCTTCGCGCTGCCGACGAAGCGCACCATAGACAAAGAGCTGATCGGCGGCACTGCCGTCTTCGGCATCGGCTGGGGGATCGCCGGCTTCTGTCCTGGCGCTGCAATTCCCGCGCTTGGCCTCGGCTATTCGGCAACACCGGTCTTCGTCGCGGCGGTCATCGCCGGCATAGTCGTGGCTCGCTTTGCCCGGGCACGGCTTGCTCAGCCAGCTGCGGCATAG
- a CDS encoding TIGR01244 family sulfur transferase encodes MEYREISEDYSVSGQIQPEDVAAIKAAGFKSVICNRPDDEQPGQPSADTVKKAVETAGLAFRYIPVISGQMTAENVEDQAEALDELDGPVFAYCRSGARCTNLFVAIQQSKG; translated from the coding sequence ATGGAATATCGTGAGATCAGTGAGGACTATTCGGTCTCGGGCCAGATCCAGCCGGAAGACGTCGCAGCCATCAAGGCCGCCGGCTTCAAGAGCGTCATCTGCAACCGGCCTGACGATGAGCAACCCGGCCAGCCTTCCGCCGATACCGTCAAGAAGGCGGTCGAAACCGCGGGCCTCGCCTTCCGCTACATCCCCGTGATCAGTGGTCAGATGACGGCGGAGAATGTCGAGGATCAGGCCGAGGCGCTGGACGAACTCGACGGCCCGGTGTTCGCCTATTGCCGCTCCGGCGCGCGTTGCACCAACCTGTTCGTGGCGATACAGCAATCTAAGGGTTAG
- a CDS encoding Lrp/AsnC family transcriptional regulator: protein MDETRIDQFDRKIMSLLQGDARLTNNDLSERVNLSASQCSRRRQRLEEDGYIKGYRAVLDRDKLGFSLVNVISVTLATHNRDNARRFGELVARLPEVQEAHALTGEMDYILKVVTPDLKSLSEFVNGVLLPHESVQHVKTAIVLETLKETGALPI from the coding sequence ATGGATGAGACGCGCATTGATCAGTTTGACCGCAAGATAATGTCTCTTCTGCAGGGCGATGCGCGGCTCACCAACAACGACTTGTCAGAGCGGGTGAACCTGTCGGCGTCGCAATGCTCACGCCGCCGCCAGCGGCTGGAGGAGGACGGCTATATCAAGGGTTATCGGGCAGTTCTCGACCGCGACAAGCTCGGCTTTTCGTTGGTCAACGTCATCTCGGTAACCTTGGCCACTCACAACCGCGATAACGCACGTCGCTTCGGCGAACTGGTGGCGCGGCTCCCCGAGGTACAGGAAGCGCACGCGCTGACCGGCGAGATGGATTACATCTTGAAGGTGGTGACGCCCGATCTCAAATCATTGTCGGAATTCGTCAATGGCGTGCTCCTGCCGCACGAATCCGTGCAGCATGTGAAGACGGCGATCGTGCTGGAGACGCTGAAGGAAACCGGCGCGCTGCCGATCTAA
- the hppD gene encoding 4-hydroxyphenylpyruvate dioxygenase, whose protein sequence is MGPFPHDAPPTKISKDNPAGTDGFEFVEFAHPEPEKLAELFTRMGYVAVAKHRMKNITVWRQGDINYVVNAEPGSHAIKFVDKHGPCAASMAWRVVDAKHAFDHAVSKGATPYEGTDKALDVPAIVGIGGSLLYFIETYGKKGSAYDAEFEWLGARDPRPQGVGFYFLDHLTHNVYRGQMDKWWDFYRNLFGFKQIHFFDIDGKITGLVSRAITSPCGKIRIPLNESKDETSQIAEYLKKYNGEGIQHIAVGTDEIYAATDRLAENGLKFMPGPPETYYDMSYARVNGHDEPIERMKKHGILIDGEGVVDGGMTKILLQIFSKTVIGPIFFEFIQRKGDEGFGEGNFRALFESIEQDQIKRGVIKVQAAE, encoded by the coding sequence ATGGGTCCCTTCCCGCACGACGCCCCGCCTACGAAGATCAGCAAAGACAACCCGGCCGGCACCGACGGTTTCGAGTTCGTCGAATTCGCGCATCCGGAGCCGGAAAAGCTGGCTGAGCTGTTCACCCGGATGGGCTATGTCGCGGTGGCCAAGCATCGCATGAAGAATATCACCGTCTGGCGCCAGGGCGACATCAACTATGTCGTCAATGCCGAGCCCGGCTCACATGCGATAAAGTTCGTCGACAAGCACGGACCGTGTGCGGCCTCGATGGCCTGGCGGGTGGTCGATGCCAAGCACGCTTTCGACCACGCTGTTTCCAAGGGCGCGACGCCGTACGAAGGCACCGACAAGGCGCTCGATGTGCCGGCGATCGTCGGCATCGGCGGTTCGCTGCTCTATTTCATCGAAACATACGGCAAGAAGGGCTCGGCCTACGATGCCGAATTCGAATGGCTGGGCGCGCGCGACCCGCGGCCGCAAGGCGTCGGCTTCTATTTTCTCGACCACCTCACCCACAATGTCTATCGCGGCCAGATGGACAAATGGTGGGATTTCTACCGCAACCTGTTCGGCTTCAAGCAGATCCATTTCTTCGACATCGACGGCAAGATCACCGGACTGGTCAGCCGCGCCATCACCTCGCCTTGCGGCAAGATCCGCATTCCCTTGAACGAGTCCAAGGACGAGACCAGCCAGATCGCCGAGTATCTGAAGAAATACAATGGCGAAGGCATCCAGCACATCGCCGTCGGCACGGACGAAATCTACGCCGCCACCGACAGACTGGCCGAAAACGGGTTGAAATTCATGCCTGGTCCGCCCGAGACCTACTACGACATGTCCTATGCCCGGGTGAACGGCCATGACGAGCCGATCGAGCGGATGAAGAAGCACGGCATCCTGATCGACGGCGAGGGTGTGGTCGACGGCGGCATGACCAAGATCCTGCTGCAGATTTTCTCGAAAACCGTGATCGGCCCGATCTTCTTCGAGTTCATCCAGCGCAAGGGCGACGAAGGCTTTGGCGAAGGCAATTTCCGCGCCCTGTTCGAGTCGATCGAGCAGGATCAGATCAAGCGCGGTGTGATCAAGGTTCAGGCGGCGGAATAA
- a CDS encoding DinB family protein, with amino-acid sequence MNLLGHLRRMAGNNLWSNDRLYRAVLSLQPGEFSAERTSFFPSIKATLNHILAVDLLYLDFIEEGGIGAAAFDDFVPIDEPHALFAAQAAADRRLIAFCDGLSQEDLDRGVITDRREDGMIPERIGDILAHVFLHDIHHRGQVHAMLCGTSVKPPQLDEFLLDCDLKLREKEVERLGL; translated from the coding sequence ATGAACCTATTGGGTCATCTTCGCCGCATGGCCGGCAACAATCTCTGGTCGAATGACAGGCTTTATCGCGCTGTGCTGTCGCTCCAGCCCGGTGAATTCTCAGCCGAACGAACCAGCTTCTTCCCGTCGATCAAGGCGACGCTCAACCACATTCTGGCGGTGGATCTCCTCTATCTCGATTTTATCGAGGAGGGAGGCATCGGGGCTGCGGCCTTTGACGACTTTGTGCCTATCGACGAGCCGCACGCGTTGTTTGCTGCTCAAGCCGCGGCCGACCGGCGGCTGATCGCCTTCTGTGACGGTCTCTCTCAGGAGGATCTCGATCGTGGCGTCATTACCGATCGGCGTGAGGACGGCATGATCCCCGAACGCATCGGCGATATCCTCGCCCATGTCTTCCTGCATGACATCCATCATCGCGGTCAGGTACACGCGATGCTGTGCGGCACGTCGGTCAAGCCGCCGCAACTCGACGAGTTCCTGCTCGATTGCGATCTGAAGCTGAGGGAGAAAGAGGTCGAGCGGTTGGGGCTATGA
- a CDS encoding fumarylacetoacetate hydrolase family protein: protein MKLATLKDGTRDGKLVVVSRDLTQYTDASFLARTLQAALDDWRRIAPHLATIAESLENNAMPSARFHEHDAHSPLPRAYQWADGSAYVNHVELVRKARGVEMPASFWTDPLIYQGGSDSFIAPRDPIRMADEAFGMDMEAEVTVIVDDVPMGASLDDARAAIRLVMLVNDVTLRALTGSELAKGFGFFQSKPSSAFSPVAVTPDELGDAWDGGKVSLPLLADLNGKPFGRANAGVDMTFDFPALIVHAARTRPLAAGTIIGSGTVSNKLDGGPGKPVSAGGAGYSCIAELRMIETIESGEPKTPFLRFGDTVRIEMKDKAGHSIFGAIEQTVERYVK, encoded by the coding sequence ATGAAGCTTGCCACATTGAAGGACGGGACGCGTGATGGAAAACTCGTCGTCGTCTCACGCGACCTGACGCAGTACACCGATGCCTCGTTCCTGGCGCGTACGCTGCAGGCGGCACTCGATGACTGGCGACGCATCGCGCCGCATCTCGCGACAATAGCGGAATCGCTGGAAAACAATGCGATGCCGTCGGCGCGCTTTCACGAACACGATGCCCATTCGCCGCTGCCGCGCGCCTATCAATGGGCCGACGGGTCGGCCTATGTGAACCATGTCGAACTGGTGCGGAAAGCGCGCGGCGTCGAGATGCCGGCGAGCTTCTGGACCGATCCGCTGATCTATCAGGGCGGTTCGGACTCCTTCATTGCACCGCGCGATCCGATCCGCATGGCCGACGAAGCCTTCGGCATGGACATGGAAGCCGAAGTGACCGTTATCGTTGATGACGTGCCTATGGGGGCCAGCCTCGATGACGCCCGCGCCGCGATCCGGCTGGTCATGCTGGTCAACGATGTGACGCTGCGTGCGCTCACTGGTTCGGAACTCGCCAAGGGTTTTGGCTTCTTCCAGTCGAAACCGTCCTCCGCCTTTTCGCCGGTGGCGGTGACGCCGGACGAGTTGGGCGACGCCTGGGATGGCGGCAAGGTCAGCCTGCCGCTGCTTGCCGATCTCAACGGAAAACCGTTCGGCCGCGCCAATGCCGGCGTCGACATGACCTTCGATTTTCCGGCGCTCATCGTCCATGCCGCCAGGACAAGGCCGTTGGCCGCCGGCACCATCATCGGCTCAGGGACAGTATCCAACAAGCTGGACGGTGGCCCGGGCAAGCCGGTCTCGGCAGGCGGCGCCGGTTATTCCTGCATCGCCGAACTGCGCATGATCGAGACCATCGAGAGTGGCGAACCGAAAACGCCGTTCCTGCGCTTCGGCGACACCGTGCGCATCGAGATGAAGGACAAGGCCGGGCATTCGATCTTCGGCGCCATCGAGCAGACGGTCGAAAGATACGTCAAATAG
- a CDS encoding MBL fold metallo-hydrolase — protein MSAAPVPDRLVLLGSKGGPALRPGGPWPSSSLLDIGGRIIVVDCGLGVTRGLVDTGISLKALDLIFITHLHSDHVLELGPLLHTAWTAGLAMPVSVFGPPGIGHYWQRFCQAMEFDIEIRIVDEGRPDIRELVSINEFGEGQVVEQRGLKVSALRVDHPPVTDCFALRFEHGAKSVVFSADTAFFPPLADFAEGADILVHEAMLEEGIERLVAKTGNGARLKEHLLASHSFAEEAGRIASDAGIGRLVLNHLIPADDAEIGEADWAAAVRKTWAGDLTIARDGLVVGLGSEDG, from the coding sequence TTGAGCGCAGCGCCAGTGCCGGATCGGCTGGTGCTTCTCGGCTCGAAGGGCGGCCCCGCGCTGCGGCCGGGCGGACCTTGGCCGAGCTCGTCGTTGCTTGACATCGGCGGGCGGATCATCGTCGTCGATTGTGGGCTTGGCGTGACGCGTGGTCTGGTCGACACCGGCATCAGCCTGAAGGCGCTCGACCTGATCTTCATCACGCATCTGCATTCCGACCATGTGCTGGAACTGGGGCCTTTGCTGCATACCGCCTGGACGGCAGGGTTGGCGATGCCGGTCAGCGTGTTCGGCCCGCCCGGCATCGGCCACTATTGGCAGCGCTTTTGCCAGGCGATGGAATTCGACATCGAGATCCGCATCGTTGATGAGGGTCGGCCGGATATCCGTGAGCTGGTTTCCATCAACGAATTTGGCGAGGGCCAGGTGGTCGAGCAACGCGGCCTGAAGGTTTCAGCGCTGCGCGTCGACCATCCGCCAGTGACCGACTGCTTTGCCCTGCGCTTCGAGCATGGCGCCAAAAGCGTGGTGTTCTCCGCCGACACGGCCTTCTTTCCGCCACTCGCCGATTTTGCCGAAGGTGCCGATATCCTGGTGCATGAAGCCATGCTGGAGGAAGGCATCGAGCGGCTGGTTGCCAAGACCGGCAATGGTGCACGGCTGAAAGAGCATCTGCTTGCCAGCCACAGTTTTGCCGAGGAGGCCGGCCGCATCGCCAGCGATGCCGGCATTGGCAGATTGGTGCTCAATCACCTCATTCCGGCCGATGATGCCGAGATCGGTGAGGCAGACTGGGCCGCCGCCGTCAGGAAAACCTGGGCCGGCGACTTGACGATCGCCCGTGACGGCCTTGTTGTGGGGCTTGGGAGTGAGGATGGCTAA
- the hmgA gene encoding homogentisate 1,2-dioxygenase, which produces MAFSYMPGFGNDFETETLPGSLPQGRNSPQRPAYGLYAEQLSGSPFTAPRGTNERSWLYRIRPSVKHTGRFKPANYPLWKSAPNVGDHELALGQYRWNPVPMPKEPTDFMAGMRSITTAGDVLGQTGMAAHVYVANSSMVDDHFFNADGELLVVPQVGALRFVTEMGVIELRPGEIAVLPRGLVFKVELVDAEVRGYVCENYGAKLTLPDRGPIGANCLANPRDFKTPCAWFEEKETPCRLTVKWCGNFHVTEIGHSPLDVVAWHGNYAPYKYDLATFSPVGAILFDHPDPSIFTVLTAPSGEEGTANIDFVIFPPRWLVAEDTFRPPWYHRNIMSEFMGLIHGQYDAKEEGFVPGGMSLHNLMLAHGPDAPGFEKASRVELKPVKLDNTMAFMFETRFPQMLTRYGAELETRQDNYVDCWADLKKRFNGTPEGDWS; this is translated from the coding sequence ATGGCCTTTTCCTACATGCCGGGTTTCGGCAACGACTTCGAAACCGAGACGCTGCCCGGCTCGCTGCCGCAAGGACGAAACTCGCCGCAGCGGCCGGCCTACGGTCTCTATGCCGAGCAACTTTCGGGTTCTCCCTTCACCGCCCCGCGCGGCACCAATGAGCGCTCCTGGCTCTATCGCATCAGGCCGAGCGTAAAGCACACTGGCCGATTCAAGCCGGCTAACTATCCGCTGTGGAAGAGCGCCCCCAATGTCGGCGACCACGAACTGGCTCTAGGGCAATATCGCTGGAACCCGGTGCCGATGCCGAAGGAGCCCACCGACTTCATGGCCGGCATGCGCTCGATCACCACCGCCGGCGATGTGCTGGGGCAGACCGGCATGGCGGCACATGTCTATGTCGCCAACAGCTCGATGGTCGACGATCATTTCTTCAACGCCGACGGCGAATTGCTGGTCGTGCCGCAGGTTGGCGCCCTGCGCTTCGTCACCGAGATGGGCGTCATCGAGCTTCGGCCCGGCGAGATTGCGGTGCTGCCGCGCGGCCTCGTCTTCAAGGTCGAGTTGGTCGATGCCGAAGTGCGTGGCTATGTCTGCGAGAACTACGGCGCCAAGCTGACGCTGCCCGATCGCGGCCCGATCGGCGCCAATTGTCTCGCCAATCCACGCGATTTCAAGACGCCTTGCGCCTGGTTCGAGGAGAAGGAAACGCCGTGTCGGCTGACCGTGAAATGGTGTGGAAATTTCCATGTCACCGAGATCGGCCATTCGCCGCTAGACGTTGTCGCCTGGCACGGCAACTACGCGCCTTACAAATATGATCTGGCGACGTTTTCGCCGGTCGGGGCCATACTGTTCGACCATCCCGATCCGTCGATCTTTACCGTGCTTACGGCGCCGAGTGGCGAGGAAGGCACCGCCAACATCGATTTCGTCATCTTCCCGCCGCGCTGGCTGGTGGCCGAAGATACGTTCCGGCCGCCCTGGTATCATCGTAACATCATGAGCGAGTTCATGGGCCTGATCCACGGCCAGTATGACGCCAAGGAAGAAGGTTTTGTTCCCGGTGGCATGAGCCTGCATAACCTGATGCTGGCCCATGGCCCGGATGCGCCTGGCTTCGAAAAGGCCTCGCGCGTGGAGCTGAAACCGGTCAAGCTCGACAATACCATGGCCTTCATGTTCGAAACCCGCTTTCCGCAGATGCTGACCCGCTACGGCGCCGAACTGGAAACCCGGCAGGACAATTACGTCGACTGCTGGGCAGACCTGAAGAAGCGTTTCAATGGCACGCCCGAGGGCGACTGGTCTTGA
- a CDS encoding MarR family winged helix-turn-helix transcriptional regulator, with the protein MDPEILELEAFLPYRLYRLADAVSREFSTIYRERYGLTRPEWRTLSGLGQHGMMTAKQLGEQSAMHKTKVSRAVAELERRRWLTRTLDENDRRVEHLTLTLAGKAAYREMVPLAKTFERALLARLSANERASIVKGVVSLETALGRRQRPSPEKI; encoded by the coding sequence ATGGATCCGGAAATCCTCGAACTGGAAGCCTTCCTCCCCTATCGGCTCTATCGTCTCGCCGACGCCGTCAGCCGGGAATTCTCGACGATCTACAGGGAGCGTTACGGGCTGACACGGCCGGAATGGCGTACGCTCTCCGGATTGGGGCAACACGGCATGATGACCGCGAAGCAGCTCGGGGAGCAATCCGCAATGCACAAGACCAAAGTATCTCGTGCCGTGGCGGAGCTTGAACGGCGCCGTTGGCTCACCCGAACGCTCGACGAAAACGACCGCCGCGTCGAGCATCTGACGCTGACCCTGGCAGGGAAAGCCGCGTATCGTGAGATGGTGCCATTGGCCAAGACGTTCGAGCGGGCGTTGCTGGCCAGGCTGAGCGCCAACGAGCGGGCCTCCATCGTCAAAGGCGTCGTGTCGCTGGAAACCGCGTTGGGTCGGAGACAGCGGCCGTCGCCGGAGAAAATATGA
- a CDS encoding lysophospholipid acyltransferase family protein, giving the protein MKSLIARPVAVIVLLFARAITAVRPFWHEGRLPRRRSIFFANHSSHGDFILIWAVLPPRLRRRVRPVAGADYWLKSKIRGFIGRDVFNAVLIERNREGRTMDPVESMGEAMKEGSSLILFPEGTRNQSDASLQPFKSGLFHLAALHPDFELVPVWIANLNRVMPKGEFVPIPLICTVTFGEPMHLADGEGKDIFLERARGALLALAPKKAAAERVEE; this is encoded by the coding sequence ATGAAGTCGCTGATCGCGAGGCCGGTGGCTGTGATCGTTTTGCTGTTTGCCCGAGCCATCACCGCCGTCCGGCCGTTTTGGCATGAAGGCAGGCTGCCTCGCCGTCGCTCGATCTTCTTTGCCAACCATTCCAGCCACGGGGATTTCATCCTGATCTGGGCTGTTCTGCCGCCGCGCCTGCGCCGGCGGGTCCGCCCCGTAGCGGGCGCCGACTACTGGCTAAAATCCAAAATCCGAGGCTTCATCGGGCGCGACGTTTTCAATGCCGTCCTTATCGAGCGCAACCGCGAGGGACGCACGATGGATCCTGTCGAGAGCATGGGGGAGGCGATGAAGGAAGGCTCTTCGCTCATCCTCTTCCCGGAAGGCACGCGCAACCAATCCGACGCGTCCTTGCAGCCATTCAAATCCGGCCTGTTCCATTTGGCGGCATTGCACCCGGATTTCGAGTTGGTGCCGGTATGGATCGCCAATTTGAACCGGGTGATGCCGAAAGGCGAATTCGTCCCTATCCCACTGATCTGCACGGTGACGTTCGGCGAACCGATGCACCTGGCTGATGGCGAGGGCAAGGATATTTTTCTCGAGCGGGCACGTGGGGCGCTACTCGCGCTGGCGCCGAAAAAGGCAGCGGCCGAAAGGGTAGAGGAATGA
- a CDS encoding phosphatidate cytidylyltransferase: MSPTQFDMMVLVLGVFGILLVASFVGQILERRLSPDGSNPAIENLNARINAWWVMAILIALAFIAGRIGVLLLFGFCSFAALREFVTLTNTRRADHWALATAFFVVLPVQYVLLWIEDYEIFSVFIPVYAFLLIPIISAVRGDTQHFLVRIAEVQWALMICVFCASHVPALLTLHIPGYEGRNVLLIAFLVIVVQLSDVLQYIWGKMIGRTKIAPRLSPSKTVEGFLGGIASASLIGAGLWWITPFSPLQAGAMAFLITLMGFFGGLVMSAIKRDRGVKDWGHLIDGHGGLIDRLDSVVFSAPIFFHLTHYFWSQA, from the coding sequence ATGAGCCCGACCCAATTCGACATGATGGTTCTCGTGCTCGGCGTCTTCGGGATACTGCTCGTGGCCTCTTTCGTAGGGCAGATCCTGGAACGACGCTTGTCGCCAGACGGCTCGAATCCGGCCATCGAGAACCTCAACGCCCGCATCAATGCCTGGTGGGTGATGGCAATCCTCATCGCCCTAGCCTTCATCGCCGGGCGCATCGGCGTCCTGCTTCTCTTCGGCTTCTGTTCCTTTGCCGCACTTCGCGAATTCGTGACGTTGACCAATACGCGGCGTGCCGACCACTGGGCGCTGGCCACGGCGTTTTTCGTCGTGCTGCCGGTGCAATACGTCCTGCTCTGGATCGAGGACTACGAGATCTTTTCCGTTTTCATCCCGGTCTATGCCTTCCTGTTGATACCCATCATCTCGGCTGTGCGGGGCGATACCCAGCACTTCCTCGTGCGAATTGCCGAGGTGCAATGGGCGCTGATGATCTGCGTCTTCTGCGCCTCGCATGTGCCGGCTCTTCTGACGTTGCACATTCCTGGCTACGAAGGCCGCAATGTGCTTCTGATAGCCTTCCTTGTCATCGTCGTGCAGTTGAGCGACGTGCTGCAATATATCTGGGGGAAGATGATCGGACGTACGAAGATCGCCCCAAGGCTTTCGCCGTCCAAGACGGTTGAAGGTTTCCTCGGCGGCATTGCCAGCGCCAGCCTCATCGGCGCTGGTCTGTGGTGGATCACGCCGTTCTCTCCTCTTCAGGCGGGTGCGATGGCCTTCCTGATCACGCTGATGGGTTTTTTCGGCGGCCTTGTGATGTCGGCCATCAAGCGCGACCGCGGCGTGAAGGACTGGGGCCATCTGATCGACGGCCACGGCGGCCTGATCGATCGGCTGGATTCGGTGGTTTTCTCCGCTCCGATCTTCTTCCACCTCACGCATTACTTCTGGTCGCAGGCATGA
- a CDS encoding CDP-alcohol phosphatidyltransferase family protein: MMNTGDRRPLASRDTRWAQATARRLATLSVTPNQISQASILAGALAGAAFWLGGQSDGTARLLLLLGAALLCQLRLLCNLFDGMVAVEGGKASADGPFWNEFPDRIADIAIMVGIGYGVAMPGLGWAAACFSVLTAYVRELGRANQAPSDFSGPMAKPHRMAVATVAAVLSSGEFLWNGRNEVLTIALAIIAIGAAATALRRAWRQVRWLKTMRP; the protein is encoded by the coding sequence GTGATGAACACGGGTGATCGCAGACCGCTTGCAAGCCGCGACACGCGCTGGGCGCAAGCGACGGCCAGGCGTCTCGCCACACTTTCCGTGACCCCCAACCAGATTTCGCAGGCCAGCATCCTCGCCGGGGCGCTGGCCGGCGCCGCCTTCTGGCTTGGCGGACAGAGCGACGGCACGGCGCGTTTGCTGCTGTTGCTGGGTGCTGCGCTGTTGTGCCAGTTGCGCCTGCTCTGCAATCTGTTCGATGGAATGGTCGCCGTCGAAGGCGGCAAGGCGTCGGCCGATGGGCCGTTCTGGAACGAATTCCCGGATAGGATCGCCGACATCGCCATCATGGTCGGAATAGGCTACGGCGTCGCCATGCCTGGCCTTGGCTGGGCAGCGGCCTGCTTTTCGGTTCTCACCGCCTATGTGCGGGAACTCGGGCGTGCCAACCAAGCGCCGAGCGATTTCTCCGGCCCGATGGCCAAACCGCATCGCATGGCGGTTGCAACCGTCGCTGCAGTGCTGTCGTCCGGAGAGTTCCTCTGGAATGGCCGCAATGAGGTCTTGACGATCGCGCTTGCCATCATCGCGATCGGTGCCGCCGCAACTGCGCTGCGACGCGCCTGGCGACAGGTCCGATGGCTGAAAACCATGCGACCCTAG